From one Melopsittacus undulatus isolate bMelUnd1 chromosome 16, bMelUnd1.mat.Z, whole genome shotgun sequence genomic stretch:
- the RAB44 gene encoding ras-related protein Rab-44 isoform X1 has protein sequence MAEHQAGTKSRRLGSSRRKGFGEAPAAASSPGKEPPWAAEMVQRVQELLREQDKEQEGLITRSDIQKLREEDLPCSREELELVFNGLDAASTGRLKTEEFTFGLWQFLASQKAARDHRRRKTASRRVPLVLPSPALEVDSEEQRQFSAFMEQLGTDNSSEEHKAVAEQPSETPSSPQMSPEQSKKHHSEMQTRPGSQSSEPKAKSTHQVVWEVLPAEISILGSPQGASSVEEDPVPGSLKEERFSLLRDMDDATAALSKQLKPQAPGAPPAPANTAHQPQDDAEPQMGLEEATAHGTTPRVKQETLSGHVGHKLFEGDMEEGPGTTPDVPQAGASMGAGHHRAQEQGEEEQRMLFPQGKGGGVKEAEHLQGALGENTEAGEQVQVQVEGAGWMQENRNWEEAQLLGEAEEVALSQGEKPEAGLGSPGAGQAGLLVQQCLGMGELPPAAAQSLRTGLGEEAQPSMGLSKEVAMKPGELLEPEPAPHAAMQLVEENENGEEGQGEHRLQQESVLDLQGAGCGQREGPAAGVQSQEDAESLDRLEDQNIGANMQALAVVEKPKVTPGGSTEADLQLLSVVSSLDTEQGGSVAPDVQTLDQVEKAELLVMEIEDWADMELHGGPSPETAQGGGDHAAMQLVEENGNGEKGQGGHGLQQEFDLQGAGFGQGEGAAACVQAQDKAVILHGLEVQSTDRSVQPLTGPEELRSGSGGSPEADVGASGMQGGEQRHTPGSDVAHTTEGCREAAGAHVSPPAEAISYPERAAAPKAPGVEAQQGALTGPDGQILQDNQTLGFPQGERAAPLDGAQRLEVGQAERLKAGVRSSVETQALGIKQGLDDGASAPAFPVSEVPLQISTLKLEAVMQEDVLIPDVWPLGASGQAAQSELQEQVSAQAEKSPHTMGTEKAAAGPAEVPKQEVPPASPLHTTVLQEEDAGNDQSGTVLGGSSLGDAASTQPQRQSLGEQSKDADQWKKKQEVARKMSQEGEPSPGNVAADGGSPKAPPDPDHLYNVLFVGDSHVGKTSFLYRLQANTFNPHLTTTVGLDYQVKTFVVDNKCFALRLWDSAGQERYHSITKQFFRKADGVVLMYDITSEYSFLDVQYWLSCIQEGAEDGVAILLLGNKSDCAAERQVPMEQGERLAKEHQLMFYECSAASGHNISESMVSLIRLLKVNEDKLKNKVEEVPKLPQKKKSCCW, from the exons ATGGCCGAGCATCAGGCAGGCACCAAGAGCCGGCGCTTGGGCTCCAGCCGGCGCAAGGGCTTTGGTgaggcaccagcagcagcctccagccccgGCAAGGAGCCACCGTGGGCAGCTGAAATGGTGCAGagggtgcaggagctgctcagggaGCAGGACAAGGAGCAGGAGGGGCTCATCACCCGCTCGGACATACAG AAACTGCGTGAGGAAGATCTCCCATGCAGcagggaggagctggagctCGTCTTCAATGGGCTGGATGCTGCCAGCACCGGGCGGTTGAAAACTGAGGAATTCACTTTTGGACTCT GGCAGTTCCTGGCCTCCCAGAAAGCTGCCAGGGACCATCGCCGGCGGAAAACAGCATCCCGGAGGGTCCCCTTGGTCCTTCCCAGTCCGGCGCTGGAGGTGGACagtgaggagcagaggcagTTCTCTGCCTTTATGGAGCAGTTGGGCACGGACAACAGCTCTGAGGA GCACAAAGCAGTGGCAGAGCAGCCCAGTGAGACACCCTCATCCCCACAG ATGAGTCCGGAGCAGAGCAAGAAGCACCACTCTGAGATGCAGACCAGGCCGGGGTCCCAGAGCAGTGAGCCCAAAGCCAAGAGCACCCACCAAGT GGtttgggaagtgctgcctgcagAAATAAGCATTTTGGGATCCCCGCAGGGAGCGAGCTCTGTGGAAGAGGATCCTGTCCCAGGATCTCTGAAAGAGGAACGCTTCTCTTTGCTAAGAGACATGGATGAtgcaacagcagctctgagcaaACAGCTGAAGCCACAGGCACCAGGTgcaccccctgccccagcaaACACTGCCCATCAGCCCCAGGATGATGCTGAGCCCCAAATGGGCCTGGAGGAAGCCACAGCACATGGAACAACTCCAAGGGTGAAACAAGAGACCCTCTCTGGTCATGTTGGTCACAAGCTGTTTGAAGGAGACATGGAAGAAGGACCAGGCACAACTCCAGATGTGCCACAGGCTGGTGCGTCCATGGGAGCTGGGCACCACAGGgctcaggagcagggagaggaggaacaAAGGATGTTATTCCCGCAAGGAAAGGGTGGTGGTGTGAAGGAGGCAGAGCATCTCCAGGGAGCACTGGGAGAGAACAcagaggcaggagagcaggtgCAGGTGCAGGTGGAGGGagcaggatggatgcaggaaaacagaaactggGAAGAGGCACAGCTACTGGGAGAAGCTGAGGAAGTGGCATTAAGCCAGGGAGAAAAGCCGGAGGCAGGTCTGGGCTCACCAGGGGCTGGGCAGGCAGGTCTGCTTGTGCAACAGTGCCTGGGCATGGGGGAGCTTcccccagctgcagctcagtcCCTGCGCACGGGGCTGGGGGAAGAGGCTCAGCCATCAATGGGGCTCTCCAAGGAAGTGGCAATGAAACCAGGAGAGCTCCTGGAGCCAGAGCCAGCACCCCATGCAGCCATGCAGCTTGTGGAAGAGAATGAGAATGGGGAAGAAGGGCAGGGTGAACACAGGCTGCAACAGGAGTCTGTGCTTGATCTACAGGGAGCAGGATGTGGGCAGAGAGAGGGGCCTGCTGCAGGTGTGCAGTCACAAGAGGATGCTGAAagcctggacaggctggaggaCCAGAACATTGGTGCAAACATGCAGGCACTTGCAGTGGTGGAGAAACCCAAAGTGACCCCAGGAGGGAGCACAGAGGCAGATCTGCAGCTCCTGAGTGTGGTCAGCTCCCTGGATacagagcagggagggagcgTGGCTCCAGATGTGCAAACCCTGGATCAGGTTGAGAAAGCAGAGTTACTGGTAATGGAGATAGAAGACTGGGCAGACATGGAGCTGCATGGGGGTCCCAGCCCAGAAACAGCCCAGGGAGGGGGGGACCATGCAGCCATGCAGCTTGTGGAagagaatgggaatggggaaaaaGGGCAGGGTGGACACGGGCTGCAACAGGAGTTTGatctgcagggagcaggattTGGACAGGGAGAAGGGGCTGCTGCGTGTGTGCAGGCACAGGACAAGGCTGTAATCCTGCATGGGCTGGAGGTCCAGAGCACTGATAGGAGTGTGCAGCCACTGACAGGGCCAGAGGAACTCAGATCAGGCTCAGGAGGGAGCCCAGAGGCAGATGTGGGTGcctctgggatgcagggaggggagcagaggCACACTCCAGGCTCAGATGTAGCTCACACCACAGAAGggtgcagagaagctgctggtgCTCATGTGTCCCCCCCAGCTGAGGCCATTTCATATCCTGAGCGTGCCGCTGCTCCCAAGGCTCCTGGTGTggaagcacagcagggagcacTCACTGGTCCTGATGGGCAGATCCTCCAGGATAACCAGACGCTGGGATTCCCACAGGGAGAGAGGGCTGCTCCTCTGGATGGAGCTCAACGTCTGGAAGTGGGGCAGGCAGAGAGGCTGAAGGCAGGGGTGAGGAGTTCAGTGGAAACTCAGGCTCTAGGGATAAAGCAGGGCCTTGATGATGGTGCATCTGCACCAGCCTTCCCAGTCTCTGAGGTGCCGTTACAGATCAGCACACTAAAGCTGGAAGCAGTGATGCAGGAGGATGTTCTCATTCCAGATGTGTGGCCGTTGGGTGCTTCAGGACAGGCAGCCCAAAGcgagctgcaggagcaggtctcagcacaggcagagaaGTCACCACACACAATGGGAACAGAGAAGGCAGCTGCTGGACCTGCTGAGGTTCCAAAACAAGAGGtgccaccagcatcaccccTTCACACAACGGTCCTACAGGAAGAAGATGCTGGGAATGATCAGTCGGGGACCGTCCTTGGAGGCAGCTCACTGGGGGATGCAGCCAGCACACAGCCTCAAAGGCAGAGCCTGGGAGAACAGAGCAAAGATGCTGATCAATGGAAGAAGAAGCAAGAGGTTGCAAGGAAAATGAGCCAGGAAGGCGAGCCAAGTCCAGGGAATGTTGCTGCAGATGGGGGTTCTCCTAAAGCCCCCCCGGACCCAGATCACCTTTACAACGTGCTGTTTGTTGGGGACTCCCATGTGGGCAAAACATCGTTCCTGTACAGGCTGCAAGCCAACACCTTCAACCCACACCTCACCACCACCGTAG GACTGGATTATCAGGTGAAAACCTTTGTTGTGGACAACAAGTGCTTTGCTCTCCGCCTGTGGGACTCAGCTGGTCAAGAAAG GTACCACAGCATCACCAAGCAGTTCTTCCGGAAGGCGGATGGGGTTGTGCTGATGTACGATATCACATCCGAGTATTCCTTCTTGGACGTGCAGTACTGGCTGAGCTGCATCCAG gaaggagcagaagaTGGAGTTGCTATTCTGCTTCTTGGGAACAAATCTGACTGTGCTGCAGAGAGACAGGTCCCTATGGAGCAGGGGGAACGCCTGGCCAAG GAGCATCAGCTCATGTTTTATGAATGCAGTGCTGCCTCAGGCCACAACATCTCTGAGTCCATGGTCAGCTTGATCAG gttgctcaaagttaATGAggataaactgaaaaataaggtAGAAGAGGTACCAAAGCTACCccagaagaaaaagagctgctgctggtga
- the RAB44 gene encoding ras-related protein Rab-44 isoform X2, producing the protein MAEHQAGTKSRRLGSSRRKGFGEAPAAASSPGKEPPWAAEMVQRVQELLREQDKEQEGLITRSDIQKLREEDLPCSREELELVFNGLDAASTGRLKTEEFTFGLWQFLASQKAARDHRRRKTASRRVPLVLPSPALEVDSEEQRQFSAFMEQLGTDNSSEEHKAVAEQPSETPSSPQMSPEQSKKHHSEMQTRPGSQSSEPKAKSTHQVVWEVLPAEISILGSPQGASSVEEDPVPGSLKEERFSLLRDMDDATAALSKQLKPQAPGAPPAPANTAHQPQDDAEPQMGLEEATAHGTTPRVKQETLSGHVGHKLFEGDMEEGPGTTPDVPQADVWPLGASGQAAQSELQEQVSAQAEKSPHTMGTEKAAAGPAEVPKQEVPPASPLHTTVLQEEDAGNDQSGTVLGGSSLGDAASTQPQRQSLGEQSKDADQWKKKQEVARKMSQEGEPSPGNVAADGGSPKAPPDPDHLYNVLFVGDSHVGKTSFLYRLQANTFNPHLTTTVGLDYQVKTFVVDNKCFALRLWDSAGQERYHSITKQFFRKADGVVLMYDITSEYSFLDVQYWLSCIQEGAEDGVAILLLGNKSDCAAERQVPMEQGERLAKEHQLMFYECSAASGHNISESMVSLIRLLKVNEDKLKNKVEEVPKLPQKKKSCCW; encoded by the exons ATGGCCGAGCATCAGGCAGGCACCAAGAGCCGGCGCTTGGGCTCCAGCCGGCGCAAGGGCTTTGGTgaggcaccagcagcagcctccagccccgGCAAGGAGCCACCGTGGGCAGCTGAAATGGTGCAGagggtgcaggagctgctcagggaGCAGGACAAGGAGCAGGAGGGGCTCATCACCCGCTCGGACATACAG AAACTGCGTGAGGAAGATCTCCCATGCAGcagggaggagctggagctCGTCTTCAATGGGCTGGATGCTGCCAGCACCGGGCGGTTGAAAACTGAGGAATTCACTTTTGGACTCT GGCAGTTCCTGGCCTCCCAGAAAGCTGCCAGGGACCATCGCCGGCGGAAAACAGCATCCCGGAGGGTCCCCTTGGTCCTTCCCAGTCCGGCGCTGGAGGTGGACagtgaggagcagaggcagTTCTCTGCCTTTATGGAGCAGTTGGGCACGGACAACAGCTCTGAGGA GCACAAAGCAGTGGCAGAGCAGCCCAGTGAGACACCCTCATCCCCACAG ATGAGTCCGGAGCAGAGCAAGAAGCACCACTCTGAGATGCAGACCAGGCCGGGGTCCCAGAGCAGTGAGCCCAAAGCCAAGAGCACCCACCAAGT GGtttgggaagtgctgcctgcagAAATAAGCATTTTGGGATCCCCGCAGGGAGCGAGCTCTGTGGAAGAGGATCCTGTCCCAGGATCTCTGAAAGAGGAACGCTTCTCTTTGCTAAGAGACATGGATGAtgcaacagcagctctgagcaaACAGCTGAAGCCACAGGCACCAGGTgcaccccctgccccagcaaACACTGCCCATCAGCCCCAGGATGATGCTGAGCCCCAAATGGGCCTGGAGGAAGCCACAGCACATGGAACAACTCCAAGGGTGAAACAAGAGACCCTCTCTGGTCATGTTGGTCACAAGCTGTTTGAAGGAGACATGGAAGAAGGACCAGGCACAACTCCAGATGTGCCACAGGCTG ATGTGTGGCCGTTGGGTGCTTCAGGACAGGCAGCCCAAAGcgagctgcaggagcaggtctcagcacaggcagagaaGTCACCACACACAATGGGAACAGAGAAGGCAGCTGCTGGACCTGCTGAGGTTCCAAAACAAGAGGtgccaccagcatcaccccTTCACACAACGGTCCTACAGGAAGAAGATGCTGGGAATGATCAGTCGGGGACCGTCCTTGGAGGCAGCTCACTGGGGGATGCAGCCAGCACACAGCCTCAAAGGCAGAGCCTGGGAGAACAGAGCAAAGATGCTGATCAATGGAAGAAGAAGCAAGAGGTTGCAAGGAAAATGAGCCAGGAAGGCGAGCCAAGTCCAGGGAATGTTGCTGCAGATGGGGGTTCTCCTAAAGCCCCCCCGGACCCAGATCACCTTTACAACGTGCTGTTTGTTGGGGACTCCCATGTGGGCAAAACATCGTTCCTGTACAGGCTGCAAGCCAACACCTTCAACCCACACCTCACCACCACCGTAG GACTGGATTATCAGGTGAAAACCTTTGTTGTGGACAACAAGTGCTTTGCTCTCCGCCTGTGGGACTCAGCTGGTCAAGAAAG GTACCACAGCATCACCAAGCAGTTCTTCCGGAAGGCGGATGGGGTTGTGCTGATGTACGATATCACATCCGAGTATTCCTTCTTGGACGTGCAGTACTGGCTGAGCTGCATCCAG gaaggagcagaagaTGGAGTTGCTATTCTGCTTCTTGGGAACAAATCTGACTGTGCTGCAGAGAGACAGGTCCCTATGGAGCAGGGGGAACGCCTGGCCAAG GAGCATCAGCTCATGTTTTATGAATGCAGTGCTGCCTCAGGCCACAACATCTCTGAGTCCATGGTCAGCTTGATCAG gttgctcaaagttaATGAggataaactgaaaaataaggtAGAAGAGGTACCAAAGCTACCccagaagaaaaagagctgctgctggtga
- the CDKN1A gene encoding cyclin-dependent kinase inhibitor 1 — protein sequence MPLSQSKAGQVPCNSKVCRNLFGPVDHQQLQHDLEILLKQNLEEAQQRWNFDFETETPLEGHFEWERVFLPQELPQEVHSMVRATSSKSRSSLVSSSEHLSRVCPEGSQQSSGGYRAGAPRSLKRGQATIKDFYSSKRRITPEKPKP from the exons ATGCCCCTGTCTCAGAGCAAGGCCGGGCAGGTGCCCTGCAACAGCAAGGTCTGCAGGAACCTCTTTGGCCCCGTGgaccaccagcagctgcagcacgACCTGGAGATCCTGTTGAAGCAGAACCTGGAGGAAGCTCAGCAGCGCTGGAACTTTGACTTTGAGACTGAGACTCCCTTGGAAGGACACTTCGAGTGGGAAAGGGTCTTcctgccccaggagctgccccaGGAGGTCCACAGCATGGTCAGGGCCaccagcagcaagagcaggagCTCCTTGGTGTCCTCCAGTGAGCACCTCAGCAGGGTTTGCCCTGAGGGATCCCAGCAGAGCTCGGGGGGTTACAGGGCTGGTGCCCCACGGAGCTTGAAGCGCGGGCAGGCCACCATCAAGG ACTTCTACAGCTCCAAGCGAAGGATCACGCCTGAGAAGCCCAAGCCATGA